The Mangrovibacillus cuniculi sequence TTGTAGCTGTGTACGCAAGGTTGGTAGGATCTGGTCCTTTGGAAACTAAGTTTACGATTCGGCCTACCTTCAAACCTGGGTACGCAACTTCATAAGCTTTGGCAAACTCCGTACTTAGCATAATTGTACCGCTATTGTTGACGAGATAATGTTGATCTAGAAGCTCTCGTGTTAGAGTTTGGTAACTAGTAGGTGCTTCAAATGTGGCATTATTAATTAAAATCGTAGGTGGTCCTAATTCCTTTATAACTGTTTCTATAATAAGTTGTGGCGTTTCGGCTTTACTTAAATCAGCTTGTAAATGAGCGACGCGAACTCCCTCTTGTTCTAGTGTGGTCTTCAATTGTTCAGGAAAGTCCTCATCAAATCCGTTTCCGGACGTTTTATCAAATGATATCCAGTGTGTGAAAAAGATATCTACGCCTGCTTTTGCCAAGTGGCGACAAATTGCAGCACCGATTCCTTTTGACCTACTAGCACCTGTTACGATAGCAATTTTCCTCATATGACATCCCCTTTTTTGTAAGTGAATGCGGTAGCGCGAATAGAGATGTATGTGTATAAATTCACCACGCTATGCATCATTGTTTGATAGAAAAATAGACAGACCTCTCCCTAGGTAGGAAAGACAGCTATTTTTTTTGCTTCTACCTTACATTAACGGACACATGAGTATGTGAATTCCCCTTTCGTTACATCTCTACTGAAAGTATATTACTGGAAAATATTTTTAACAAGTTTTTCTAAAAAACATTGACTATTTTCTAACCAGTGTCATATAGTTAATTACATGAGTAACTAACCAACGAAGTGAGGTGAACAAAACTTCATGCAATTCGATGAAAGTAAGCCCATATTCCAGCAAGTGTATGACTACATTGTGGAGATAATTTTACGCGAAGATCTCTCCGAAGAATCACAAGTACCTTCTACGACGCAGTTCGCAACTAATTTTCAAATCAACCCTGCTACTGCAGGAAAAGGTATTAATCAGTTAGTCGATCAAGGCATTCTATATAAAAAACGAGGTGTTGGCATGTTCGTTGCACCAGGTGCAGTGGAACTGTTAAAGCAGCAGCGAAAAGAAAAGTTTTATCAGGATTATGTGGAACCACTTGTTGTAGAGGCTTCTCGATTAGGAATTAACAAAGAGCAATTAGTTCAATTAGTAAAAGAAGGAGCGTGGAAAAATGAAGGTTAATGTTCGCGATTTACACTTTTCAATCCATGGAAAAAACATTCTTCAAGATATGAACTTTGCATTACCAGAGAATTCTATCGTAGGTTTATTGGGACCCAATGGTGCAGGTAAAACGACACTTCTTCAAATTTTAGCTGGTATTGATGAGCCAACAAGTGGAAACGTGTTAGTGAATAACTTAGATCCGTTCCAACATAAACAAGGCAGAGAACAGACTTGCTTAATTATTGAAGATGGGAACTTTCCAGTTAACTTTAAGATTAAAGAAGTTTTATCTCTTGCGAAATCTTTTTATCCGAACTGGTCACAAGAGAAAGCAAGCGCATTGTTAAACGTGTTTAATTTAGAAAAAGACCTTAGAGTAAGGCAACTGTCAAAAGGAATGGGAAATGCACTTGCGGTGACGGTTGGGATTGCGAGTCGAGCACCTCTCACTCTTTTCGACGAGCCGTTTAATGGAATGGATGTGCAGTCTAGGCAGGTCTTTTACAAAGAGTTATTAGAAGATTATGTGGAAGTGCCACGAACAATTATCCTATCTACGCATTTTACCGATGAAGTTAGCAAGATGTTTAACCATATTGTCCTTGTAAATAAAGGGACTGTTCCTTTGTCTATTTCGTTTGAACAGATGCAGAAATCTTGCTTTAAAATTTGCGGTTTACCTAACGCCATAAATGAATTAACAACAGAAATGGAAGTCCTTCATTCAGAAAGTTTCGCAGGAAAAGAAACTCGATACGTTTATAGTCCTCTTCGACCAGTACCGACTTCAGCTGATGTGGAAGTAGAAGTCATGTCTTTACGAGAAGTTATGTTGTATTGGCCCCATACATTAAAGGAGGTAGCAACAAATGTTTAAAGGAACTTTCTATTTTCTATGGACTGACGTCAAGAAACCGTTACTAATCTTTACTTCTTTATATACTTTTTTCACTTTATTAACTGTCTTAGTTTTTGCGTCTGTGACCTCTTGGGAGTACACACGTATTTTTCATACTGTCCCAGTGTTTATCTTTTTATCAATCTTTGGATCTCGTTTTCTAAAAGATAGTTTTCAGCCATTGTTGAGATTAGGTTGCTCCCGTTCTGCCTTTTTCCAATATGGATTAGTGTTTATTATCTTCTTAACTGTATTATTTACGTTTATTGATACTTCCTTATATTATTTAGTCTATTTCGCCATTGATGTTTTTCAGATTGAAAACATACAAATCTATCACTTCTCAGAATTCCTACAACTAGACTCTTCTCTCTTACTTCAAGCTTTCTTAAACTTTACCTTATTTACATTTATTGTTGTCATCTCACTATTCTTTAATAGTTTTATGTATCGTTTCGGTATGGGATTGTTTTGGGGTATGATCTTGCTATCAACATTTCTATTTGTGATACCGGTTGTGCGAAATGAGGCTTGGGAATTAGTTAAATTATTCTTTTCTGACAGTGCCCTATTTTATTGGAGCCTCCTTTGGGCGGTCACATCTGGATTGTTCTTAGTGGTGTGGGCAATGATGCGTTCGTTTCGTTATCGATTAGGGAGGTTGTAGTAGCTCTGCGCTATCAGTATCTTTCTTTATTCTTTACCGAAAGCTCCTTTCAATATGATAGGAGCTTTTTAAAATTTTTCAGTTATTATTTACCATTTTTATTCTTTGGGATTTTATTACTAACTTCTACCTTACATGTTACCATTAGTAAAAAAGGATGTAACCGATGAAAACTCTGCACATTTTTATGATAGCATTTATATTTATTAGTACGCTAATCCTTACCTTCTATGACCTCTTTATTATCTCAACTACTTTAAAAGAATTATTACTACCGAATTTAGAATATAACCCTATAATAGACATTATCTTCGGTACAATTGGTGCATTTCTCTTTTTGTCCATTTTTACCTTTGCCCCCCATGCATTTGGTGTGTATCATGTGATGATGCGCTACGAGAATCTAAAAAAATATATCTTGCCCTTTACTGCTTTGTTTACTCTGTTCTCTAATAGTATGTATTTAATTAAGACTATGATCAGTAATTGGGCTGTTCATAGTTATTACTATAGGAGAGAGCAGGAATGGGTGTACGAAGTGGATAATTACTTTTATTTATTTAAGTTTCATTTATTACTAATTTTCTTTTTTGTATTTACAAGTAAGAAAAAAGTAAAAACGAATTATCACACATTATCCGTTATCACCATCACTGCTGGACTCCCGCTTCATTTGTATATCATGGGAAGCTCGCATTTATTTACGATTATCACCTTGGCTAAAGTAAGAGATTGGTTTCTTTACTTTGGAGTCGGCGTGCCGGTAGCGTATTTGCTTCTTCTTAGCGGGAAGAAACTTTTTATAAAAGGAAAAAAAGCTTAGCTAAAATACCCTTTGCTACGCTTTTTCTATCATATTATTCATTAATTTTTATCCTTTACCACCCAACTATCACCGATTAGTTCATATTCCTTAGCCTTAGATTCTCCTGGCTGATGACAAGTAATCTCCCTTTCTTCCACGTTCTCTTCCACTACAGTACACTCTTCTACATTTCCTGCTAGTTGAATATGGTAGCGACCTTTATGTTCTACTATTTCACCTTTTTCCTCAAACAACTGATTAACATGGGTATCAACATTTGTACCGATAAGAGATGCGTATCCTCTTAAGTATCTTTGTTCGGAAAAAATGTCAAAAGACCATTGAGCCCAGTCTAGTGGATTCGTGACAGTCATAAGATATTCATCAGGTGGATATACCGTTATGTTGTATGGTTCTGTCAATGCAAAAGCTGCCTCTACTTGCTGTTCTACCCAATATTTTGATACTCCTTTAAAGCTCAGGAACAAAATGGCTACAATAGCTGCTACTTTGTATATCCAAATTCGATGAGATGATAATAGAAAGCTTAGAGCCATAATGCATAATAAAGTGAGAAACCAAGGATCACCTAATTCTAAATAATGCAAACTGATTTGTTCTTTGGAGAATGGATAGATTAACGGCGCTCCATGACCTACACTGTCATACAGTAAGTGTCCAAAGATAACTGCTAAACTATTACACATCCAAGCTACGATAAATGTTACATGCGTCAATACGAACCGAACCAACAATCCAATTGGTAGCGCAATAATAGGTGAAAATACTATAGCATGAGTCCAATAACTAAAGGTTCGATTACCTAATAAGTCTGGAAATATCCCAGCTACACCACCGAAAAACATTAGAATACATTTTTCTTTCCATGTTAATTCCTTTTTTCCTACTACAGCAACAGTGAAACTTAAAGTTAATGCTCCTACTAAGGCGTGTGAAAGTACGTGTAGAAATAATAATAGCATGTCAAATATGGCATCTCCTTATTTATTAAATTGTCTCTAATTGGATATTACCATATACTACCTTAAACAATTTCTTATTATTTTCTTAAGATTTTTGGATTTAATATAAACTGACCCAAGAACCCTACATGGTGTCTAAACTCTTTTTAGGATTTCAACTGTATTTAGTTGTATTGCTGTTAGATCAAGAGTCATAATTTATATTTACTCGAGAGTGACTTAAAGGGTTTAGGAACACAAACAGCTCCTTTCTACTAGAAAGGAGCTGTTTGTCAAACCAATTAATCTTTATCATTTTTTTCTTGCTCTCTTTTTATTACTCAAAAATCCGTTTTGCTTAGGCTGCATGGTGGCCAATGTAATTATTTAATAAAACGAATAGTTAAAGGGTACATATACATTCTGCCCTCACTCGCTCTAACTGCACCAATAATAGAACAAATAAGATGAAGTAAAAAGATAACAGGAACAAGCAGAAATCCAATAAAAATTAGACAAAGAAGTGCTGCTACCATGCTGTAAATAAAGATGCTAATTTGAAAATTAACCGCTTCTTTCCCACTCTCATTAACGAAGGTGCCTTTTTCTTTAAATAATAACCATAAAATAATCGGAGCTAACACGAATCCTATTCCGGTTATGAAACCTGTAAAAGTAGAAAGATGGATGAACATAGCATACTGTTTCTCGCTCGCATGTAAATTATTCTTCTGATTTTCGATATTTTCCACTAACACACTCCCCTTCTTAACCCGTAACACATTATACTTATCTTATTAAACAAAATTAATATTTAGTACAATAGTACAAAATTAATTTATCCATAAAGCTTCATTATATATAATATATCTAATCAGTAACTTGAAAAGTATTAATTAATCCTTAACATCTATCTATGTATTTTTTAAATGTGTTATTATTTACCCTTCATACACCCTAATCCATTCCTGTACGTCCATCTTCCTAACTAATTCTCCAATTAAGTTATAAGGGATCTTTTTCGGATTTGAAAATCGAACACAGCTTTTCCCCATGTTTAACTTCGTACTCGTATGCTTTGGATACTCTTCTTCAAACCAATGCAGGAGCTTTTGACTACCGTACAATCCCATATGGTAAAGACCGATGTGGTTCTTTCGGGCAGCAATACCAATAAAAGGAAGTGCCGTGTCTTTTTTGCAATGATATCCGTTTGGGTAAATGGATAGTGGAACAACATATGACGGCATACCATATTGCATTTCTAGTTCAAATCCTTCGGGAATATTCTCATCAATGACTTTTTTCAATGCGAGTAAAGCATCTTGCCATTTTGGATCTACATTTGCTAAATATTCTTCTATCGACATTATTTTTATGCTCCTTTATGTTGTTTTCTTTAAAGATACAGCTTATGAAAAGCAGTGTTATCATATATTACTTACAAAACTTCCGTAGTAATAGTTTTTTGTAATTTAAACTATAGCATACGGAGCGCCTGCGTTAAGTATACAGCCTATTTATCTTACTCACCTACTTCATTTTATACCTATCTATCTCCTCTTGACTGGTTAAATTAACAAACTCTGTATCTACTTGACCTGTGGAATAATCAGATCCGTTCACAGATATCGGAAGTCCTTGTCTAGGTCCATTCTTCATTACTGGAACCCATTGATATAAGAAAAGATTATGCGAAAAGTTACCAAAGAACAGTGAATGTTGCTCTGGTAAATTACTTTGTTGGATTTCACTTATCGTAGTAGACCACTGTCTAGTAAACTTTTTCACACCATACGTTTTACCTTCTAAATCTACTTTTTCTTCTAAAAACACTTTTGGACCGTATTGATGCGTTACACCGTTTAGGATCCTATACTGTCTATCTTTAGTTAAATAAAAGTTAATTCCTTTCATTTCATCATCGGGGTGAATATTCCAAACTATATGATAAGTAGAAGGATCTTTTTTATCTAACATCCATAACTCTGGATCACCTTTGGACCTAATATTAAGGACTTTCCAATTGAAATTTTCCCATGCCCAATAGCTTACCCCATATTGATTGTCTTCAGATATAAAAGGAACAACCACATGTCGATTATCTAGAAAGATGATGTCTTGAATTTCCTCCGCTTCCACTTCTGGAAACAACACATTAATATCCTCCACTAATTGTTCTGTTTTTGGAAGAACACCTGAGCTACTGTATCTTGAAGTTAAAAAATACAGAGAGATAAGCAAAAGTACGGCAAAGAGTAGAATAAATGCTATCTTTTTCTTATTCATTTTTTTCACCTACTAACAACGAAACTTCAGAACGGAAGTAATAGTGTCCTTTGGATGTAGCAACATAAATTCCTTTTCCGTCCTTTTCAATATATATTGCGCTATTCACGCCGCTTCCCCACTTACCTTTTGCTCCTTCTAGTAAGTAAGGAAAGCGTTCTTGCTTATCAGGATTTTCATACCCTTCAAATGCTTCTCGATACCATTTATCACTATAAATATGAGCAGGTTTCATCTTAGCTAGTGTTGCTAAGAAATTTTGTTCGTCTAACTCCACTTCCTCCACATTCATGTAAATCGAAAGTATGGTAGGATCATCTAGCTTTGAAATAAACGTAGACGGATTATCATTGGCATACATCACTGGATAGACAAACATGGCTACAGTCCCCAACGTTAAAAATATTAAATTAGACCAAAATCCTAACCAAGCAAATCGACGATACTTTTCCCATTTAGTTTGATCCTTTCTCCAGATAAAGTACAAAATCCATACTCCTAATGGCAGAAGTGGAATTCGTATTAACTCCGTATCTACAGTGTAATTAAACGAAAAGCAGAATAATCCTATGTAAATGATGACGAAGATTTTCCACACTTTAATCTTTTCGGTTTGTTTCTTTTGAATTCTGTAGGCAAGATAAGCTACAATGCCCCAGCTAAGTAATAAAAAAAAGATTTCTATTATGTTTGAGGTATAGTTAATATTCATGTATTAAGTCGCCTCCTTTAGCATTCTCATACTCTACTGTAATATAAATCGACACCTCAAACTACCTATATATGGATTTTATTTGTAAAAAGGTGCTAACTCTTCTTCCTAGATATGTAGAAAAAGCCCAAGTATCAACAAACTAGGACTTTTTCTAATGTAAAACGATAAATTTATCTTCTTTTTCTCTTGAAGAAAATAACCAATAATACTGCAAATCCGGCTACTAAAAGAACGAGTGTAGTCGTATAGTTAGGTTTCTTTTGTAGTTGTTCTTCTACTTCTTTCTCTTTCAGCAATAATTCTTCTTTCCCCTCAAAGAATTCATTGTTAACTTTAGTAGTTGTGGGAGCACACAACGGATGTATCCACTTCCCATTTTCTTTATTTAGGTAAAATAAATACTCAGTCCCTTTTATACTCGTACCCCAGGTGACATCTTCATATAACTTTATTACTTTATCTTCTACACCTTTATAACTCTTCTTCACTTCTACAGTAAGCAGCAACACATTACTTTTTCTTTCTATTTCTTGTACCTCTCCAATAATGACACCGTCGTATTGTTTGAATGTGATGTTTGCTGAAGGGGGTTCTATACAAGATAGAGCTTGAGTTTGTTTAGGGAAAAAGAAGACGGATAGAAAACAAACAGCAAGTAATAATTTTTTCATGCTACACCTCCTTACTTTTTCTTTTATTCATGTAAGTAGACATTACCTCCAAGTAAAAAGTTTCAATAAATATTGAAACCGAATTATAGTAATAACGTAAAGTTAGATAAAAGAATTATAAAGATGGAGGTATAAGACATGATTGGCGCTATCATAAATTTTATTCTTTCTATGCTATTCCTACTATTGGGTTTATTTTTAGCAAAAGGAAAAGGTGCTTTTCTTATAGCTGGATATAATACGTTGCCTGCTAAAGTAAAAGCCAAATATAATGAACAAGCAGTTTGTACATATATGAGTAAGGTGATGTATGGACTTAGTTTTAGTGTTTTTTTGTGGGGAATGAGTGTGGTATTAGAAGTAACTCTACTGTTTATCATCGGGACCGTATTATTTGTCTCCATTTTGATTTTTACGGTTGTTTACACAAATACTGGTGAACGTTTTAAAAGAAACTAAATTAGTTGGTTCGCTCCCTTTTATTTGCTATGTTCCTGTGACTGGCATAATCACTACATAACTTTATTTTATAGTAACTATACATAAGCAATTTATTAATTCTCTCTTTTGGTGATTTTGTCACATTTAGTCATATTTTGTTGAAAGCTGGTATACTAGTAGAAGTGTATTTGATTAAAGGAAGTGAACCGTATGAAGATTTTCAAGGGGAGTCTTCGAACACTTTTGGCCATTATTTTTGCCATCGTCGTTTGCATTGTTATTGTGATCGTTAGTATGTTTATCGGACAACGATCCATTGATGAAATTGAATCAGAAATTGGCCACTCATTAGAAGATGCGGCGTATGTAATGGGAGAAAATTTGGATCAGTATATGTGGTCGAGGTATGGAGAAGTATCCATTCTTAGTGAATTACAAGAATTAAAGCAACAAGATTACCAGAATGCTTCTGATCTTTTAAATAAACTACAAGAACGATTCCCATCGTTTTCATGGGTTGGTTTAACGAATCAAGATGGGACAGTTATAGCTTCTACTAATGGAATTCTTACGGGACATGACATTTCCACTCGTCCTGTATTTACGGAAGCGTTAGACGAAGTGTTTATTGGAGATGTTCATGAAGCAGTTTTGTTAGCTGAACTCCTTCCTAACCCTACTGGGGAAACACTACGATTTGTGGATATTAGTACTCCTGTTTATGACGACGAGGACAATTTTATTGGTGTCCTAGCTGCTCATTTAAGTTGGGAGTGGGCACAAGAAGTCGAAAACTTTATGCGGGATACTCTACAAAATAGAGAAGGCATCGAGTTTTTTATTGTCAGTAAAGCAGATGACAGTATCTTACTGGGACCCAAAGACATGGTAGGAGAAAAATTAGATGTGGATAGTGTACAACTGTCCAGAGAATCTAATAAGGGATGGACCATTGAGACGTGGTCAGATGGAAAGCAATATTTAACCGGATATGTTCTTACCGATGGTTACAGCGACTATCCCGGTTTAGAATGGACCGTTTTAGTACGACAACCTGTTGATGTAGCCTATGCACCTGCAAAAGAACTAGTTAGATATATTTTTATTGTTGGAAGTATGCTTGTTCTTTTCTTTGCGATCGCAGGATGGTTTATTGCAGGTAGAATTACGGATCCACTTAAACGCATTACTACTGTTGCTGATAATTTACGAGATGGTGCTACGGTAACGATTCCTAAGTATGAAGGAATACGTGAAATTGAGATCCTATCTACATCGCTAAGAGACTTAGTGACAAATTTGACCACTACGGAAGTTCAATTAGAAGAAATGGAACATGTGGCTCACCGTGACTTTTTAACTGGATTAGCAAATCGAAATGGATTTGATCACTTTTTGGAACAAGCAATAGATACATATGATCATCTAACCATTCTTTATTTAGATCTGGACGGATTTAAAGCAGTTAATGATAAATTTGGTCATGATGCGGGAGATAAACTTCTAATAGAAGTTGGCGCTCGTTTAGATCAGTTTGTTCAAAAAGATGATCTGGTATCTCGGATTGGTGGAGACGAGTTTGTCGTTACCCTCTCCTCTTCTTCTAATTCGATTGAGCATGGAAATATGGTTGGAGAGCAGCTTATATCTTTGCTCAATAAACCTTTTGTTATAGATGATGTAATGGTTTCCATTGGATGTAGTGTGGGTGGAGCAACTTGGTCAAAAGGTGACAATATAAGCGATGTTATTCGATTGGCGGATCAGGCATTGTATAGTGTGAAACGTAGTGGGAAGAATCGTATGCTTATGCACGAGGAAAGTACGTGAAACTAGCACCG is a genomic window containing:
- a CDS encoding SDR family oxidoreductase, yielding MRKIAIVTGASRSKGIGAAICRHLAKAGVDIFFTHWISFDKTSGNGFDEDFPEQLKTTLEQEGVRVAHLQADLSKAETPQLIIETVIKELGPPTILINNATFEAPTSYQTLTRELLDQHYLVNNSGTIMLSTEFAKAYEVAYPGLKVGRIVNLVSKGPDPTNLAYTATKGMLIAVTEPLATGLAPIGITVNSIDPGPTDSGWMTEEIKDHLLPMFPSGRLGTPDDAARLVRFLVSDEGEWITGQLIRSEGGFLGK
- a CDS encoding GntR family transcriptional regulator; translation: MQFDESKPIFQQVYDYIVEIILREDLSEESQVPSTTQFATNFQINPATAGKGINQLVDQGILYKKRGVGMFVAPGAVELLKQQRKEKFYQDYVEPLVVEASRLGINKEQLVQLVKEGAWKNEG
- a CDS encoding ABC transporter ATP-binding protein; translation: MKVNVRDLHFSIHGKNILQDMNFALPENSIVGLLGPNGAGKTTLLQILAGIDEPTSGNVLVNNLDPFQHKQGREQTCLIIEDGNFPVNFKIKEVLSLAKSFYPNWSQEKASALLNVFNLEKDLRVRQLSKGMGNALAVTVGIASRAPLTLFDEPFNGMDVQSRQVFYKELLEDYVEVPRTIILSTHFTDEVSKMFNHIVLVNKGTVPLSISFEQMQKSCFKICGLPNAINELTTEMEVLHSESFAGKETRYVYSPLRPVPTSADVEVEVMSLREVMLYWPHTLKEVATNV
- a CDS encoding DUF4870 domain-containing protein codes for the protein MENIENQKNNLHASEKQYAMFIHLSTFTGFITGIGFVLAPIILWLLFKEKGTFVNESGKEAVNFQISIFIYSMVAALLCLIFIGFLLVPVIFLLHLICSIIGAVRASEGRMYMYPLTIRFIK
- a CDS encoding DUF1801 domain-containing protein, with amino-acid sequence MSIEEYLANVDPKWQDALLALKKVIDENIPEGFELEMQYGMPSYVVPLSIYPNGYHCKKDTALPFIGIAARKNHIGLYHMGLYGSQKLLHWFEEEYPKHTSTKLNMGKSCVRFSNPKKIPYNLIGELVRKMDVQEWIRVYEG
- a CDS encoding DUF3784 domain-containing protein, translating into MIGAIINFILSMLFLLLGLFLAKGKGAFLIAGYNTLPAKVKAKYNEQAVCTYMSKVMYGLSFSVFLWGMSVVLEVTLLFIIGTVLFVSILIFTVVYTNTGERFKRN
- a CDS encoding sensor domain-containing diguanylate cyclase produces the protein MKIFKGSLRTLLAIIFAIVVCIVIVIVSMFIGQRSIDEIESEIGHSLEDAAYVMGENLDQYMWSRYGEVSILSELQELKQQDYQNASDLLNKLQERFPSFSWVGLTNQDGTVIASTNGILTGHDISTRPVFTEALDEVFIGDVHEAVLLAELLPNPTGETLRFVDISTPVYDDEDNFIGVLAAHLSWEWAQEVENFMRDTLQNREGIEFFIVSKADDSILLGPKDMVGEKLDVDSVQLSRESNKGWTIETWSDGKQYLTGYVLTDGYSDYPGLEWTVLVRQPVDVAYAPAKELVRYIFIVGSMLVLFFAIAGWFIAGRITDPLKRITTVADNLRDGATVTIPKYEGIREIEILSTSLRDLVTNLTTTEVQLEEMEHVAHRDFLTGLANRNGFDHFLEQAIDTYDHLTILYLDLDGFKAVNDKFGHDAGDKLLIEVGARLDQFVQKDDLVSRIGGDEFVVTLSSSSNSIEHGNMVGEQLISLLNKPFVIDDVMVSIGCSVGGATWSKGDNISDVIRLADQALYSVKRSGKNRMLMHEEST